Within Rhinolophus ferrumequinum isolate MPI-CBG mRhiFer1 chromosome 26, mRhiFer1_v1.p, whole genome shotgun sequence, the genomic segment tcatatggttgtacaaccatcacaaCAATCCATTTAGAACTTTTTCCTCATCCCAAATAGAAtctctatacccattaaaaaaGAACTTCCCGTTccaccctcccctcagcccctggtaaccactattctgcatgctgtctctatgaatttacctattctagatgatttatataaatgaatcatacaatatttgacCTTTTGTAGCtcgcttatttcacttagcataatgtattcacgtttcatccatgttgtgcgtgtgtcagaatttccttccctcttccaggCTGAGTAAGGTGTTACTCTCCATAAAGAACTATTTCCAGAATccttatcacaagaaaaacaaaatgtgtaattATGTATGgggacagatgttaactagactcctggtggtgatcatttcacagtatatacaaatatcaaaccattatgttgtacacctaaaactaatacagaCCAACTTTGGCTGAACACACAGCGCTTGTGGGTCATGGTTGGAAATTTGGTCTTATCCCAAGAGCAACCGCGGGTCACCATGGTGATGTTTGAAGCAGAAGAGCAATGTAATCACACCTGTGTTTTTAAAGAGCAATGGCCAACCCAGTATTTGTGTGTGGTAAGAAATAGCAGGTGAAGAGAAAGTCAATCTCATATTGGCTCCGACCCTCCCGACCAAACACGATGCCGCCCCCAAACCCAGCGGTGagtggctctgtctgcaggtctGCCCAGATTCCAGGAGCACCTGGCCACTGCGGGGACCCTGCTTCGCCACCGGCATCTCTGGGTTCTCATGGCACACGCTGCACACTCCCACCACCAGGGGGCGACAAGGAGGCGTCGGCCACAGGCGGCTGGGCGCGGCGCAGACCCGGATTCTGACAGGTTGTGGTGGTGCACCAGCTGAAGCCCCCCCTTCCTCCCTTGCACATTTCCCCTCATCTCCCCTTTTATAAAGGAGACGGAGGCAAGGAGGCACCCCCGTCCAGCAGGTCACCGCCCTTGTCCCATTCCCTCATCCTTCCTGACATCTCTGCTGCATGAAGCCCCACAGACCCCCTTCCTTCCAGATTTCCtcacccctccttctcctcctccttctgtgacagttcctcttcctccttctgcccTAAACGAAAGGAGGTTGTTCCAAAGGTTCCTAACTCGGTGCTCTTTATCTCTCCACTATCCAGCCCAGCCTTTGGTTCCAACCACAAGCTTGTGTTGAACACGTCAAAATCTACCGGCCTGGCCAACATCTCTCTTCTGAGTCCTGGTCCCAAATTCCCCAGTGCCTGCAGGACATTTCCACGGCCACCTCACATCTCCCAGGAGAAGACCTAATTCATCTAGTTCACGTTTTATAGCCAGGTGACCAGCCCTGGTGCAAATGGCTGGAGGAGAGCAGTGATATAGGGCATAGCAAAGGTGCGGTGACATGGGGAGAAACCTGTGGACACCAGGTAAATGGACACCCTGTGGACAGGAAGAGAAGCAAAAACAGATGTAGAAGAGATAGGAGAGTCAGGAGAGACCATCAAAGAGGCCAAGACAGCAGAGAGTATTGAGAAGAGGGTATGGGTGCAAACAGGGCACTGGCTCAGCAATGACCAAATTCCATCCATTCGAAGGCACTTCTTTTTTCACATCTGGACACGATGTGTCATACAACTGATGGCATTAGGGTgggttttccctcttctttcttagtggtacatatgtattactttttgcaACGTTTGTTCACTTTCTCTAATTATGTGCACATAAGAAACAGATATGCATATATACGTctgtttgtgtatatacatatacgtatttgtattgtatatgtatatattacatatattatatatggatatatttataCATAACTGTGCATGTGCAAAGGTGACAAAACATTCGCTCCTGAATCtggctcagtggttctcaaccaggggggATTTTGCCTCCCAGCGGACATTTGGTGATGTCTGGAGACACTTCTGGTTGTCGCAGTTGAGGGAGAACCATCAGCACCTAGTAGGCAGAGATCCggaatgctgctaaatatcccacaatgcacaggacactCTCCGACAATGAATGATCCAGCCCCAAATGCTAACTGTGCCAAGGTTAAGGGCCCTGGTCTAGGTAAAGGGTCTGGGGGTTCACTGTACTTTCTTTCAACCTCTCTGTGGCTTGCGATTTTAAATACAAAGtaggtataaaaaagaaaagatgtgtgACAAGAAGGTGAGgaggtaaagaaaatgtgaggaaATTCTTTCCAGGATCCTGCCTATGAAGCGAGGGGTAACAGCTAGAGGGAAAACAAGGGAGCACTCCTGCCAGCCACACTACGACCCCGCCCCCATGAAGAATCCCCCTGGTGTCCGTGATTAGTCATTCCTGACCAGTACTACCCCCACCACCCCTTGGCACCGTGGACTGGACCAGCGGGAGGCCcctgacccctcccccccacaccacTTAACCGCTAGCTGCTACCACAGAGCCTGTTGTGTGGTAAGACAAGGCGGGTCTATTCTCTCCTGTACAGACCCAGGAACGAAGGAAGCATAGAAAGAGACCACAAAGCAGAGCTGGAGTCCCAGGGATCACAACAAGATGAAGTTGTGCAAAAGCAGAAAGAGAGTAAGCAGAACGAAGCCGAGCACAGAGGGAGGATAAAGCATCAACAGTTGGCAGAGCTGGTGGTCTCACTACAGTAGGCACAGAAGTGAAGTAATGCCACTGCTGCTATGCTCCTGGCACCATCTTGGATCCGGCCCGAGAGGTCAGGCAGGACCCACAATGTCCTCATCTCATGCtcccctcgcccccaccccccattcggTTCCTCTTGACCTGGCAACTAGGGCTCACCCTGAATCCGCACAGACAGGACAGCTACTCAAATGTCATCCCCCACAAACTCACGTGTGTTATGAGCTCCCACTTTTCTAGAATGAAGACTCATgcaatttcctttcttcttcgaTACTTATGAAATCCTGAGTCCTGGGTTGCAGCCTTCCTCAGCAAGCTGCGTGAATCTCTGAGATCCTCAGTCGGCAACCTGCGGCATCCCTGTCAGTAATTCCGACCAACTAGACCATCCGTGGACAGGCGCTGCCTAGAGGACCCAGAGCTGTGCAAGCGTCAGAGTGGGGCAAAGGGCAGAATGTGCTGGGAAGACAGCGCAGGAGgcatggggggggggtgggggtggggggcagagaagATGCCAGGGGATCCAGAGATGATGCTGACACTTGACAATGCCTTTCCTTCCAAGTTCCGTATTTGGGGCTTTTAGGTCTTTGGGGCCAAGAGGAGAAAGATCTGCGGCTTTATCTCTTAAGTGTCTCCGCCCAGGCTAGGGAGGTCCTGTAATATCAGCAGAATTCACATGGCAAATTTCTGGCACCAATTCCATAACCAGCCAAGTTGAAAAGAAAGCCTGCAGAAGCTGGGCAGAAGATGTAAAAGTGCAGAAAAGGGGGGAAGAAGAGTCAGGTGAaatagaaggaagagagggatgaGGCTGGTTGGTTCCCTTCTCCCTGCACCCCAACCACTGAACACTGTGGGCTCCTTTGAATCACTTGTTTATAGGCCCTAACAAGGTCTAAGCTGTAGAGACAATCTTAGTTTCCACTAGTGTCTGTGGCCAATTAGAATAAGGCAAGAGGCAGACTGCTgagaagaaaattatagaaacaaaatatttattattttttctgaaaaggacaggaaaaggaaacagtgcCCAAGAGAGGGATGTTCATTAAGCAAATGCTGTGCTTTTTGCCCGTGTCTTCTCTAAATAACAAAGCCCCTTTGGCAAAAGAAAACTCCTGCAAGCTAGAATTAATTGTCTTTCGAGAGCAAGGTTTAATTCTGACCCAGGGttatcatttctttaaagttCTATCCATTCCACCACACTGTGCAGGCATTACTGTGTTTTCCTCCCTTATCTTCCAAAAAACCAAAGTGGCTAACCATGGCTGCGTTGGCCTAAGGAAGTGAAAAATGCGTGACTTTCTCATTAACTGCCACAGAAACGCTTCTGCATCTCAAGTTGCCTTCAGTGACGTCTCCTTTGCTTACAGACAGTTGTATTACCCATTTCTCTTCCCCTAGTTCTGTTCTCCGTAATAGAGATGCTGTGAAACGCTGGCACCTTaagtcttctttttccctttcttggaCTTGGGGGCTCCCGGCCAGAGGAAGCCCCGCATGTGCAGGCAGTGGGCGACATTGTGCGCGATGTAGTAGAGGTTCAGCATCGCCGCGGGGCTGAGAATGTCCACTTCCGGCTTCTTCTGCTTGGTCCCGCGGGCTGCGCGCCGGCCTTTGCCTCGTTTCCCTTTATCTGGCTTTCGAAGACAAGTATATATACGGGGCAAAAAGTTAGTGTTAATAACCTTGACGTGATTTTCAACATCTCCTACtgaacttaagaaaaaacaaattcctaaAAGGAAAAGATGGTAACAACCACCACCTTGGCGTGGAATGGGAAGAGAAGATACGAGCGATCTAATTCAACAAACGTACATTAAGCACCCCCAGATTAAAGGAGACCCAACCTAATGCAATGTGTGGGTCTCGTTTGCATTCTGATGCATACAAACAAGCTATAAAAAGGCAATTTTTAGGCAATTGGGGAAATTTGATACTATCAAGGAATTATTAATTCTATCAGGTCTGACAATGGCATTGGGTCatggaaaaaatgtttacacatttcgGAGATACTAAAATCTGTaggaatgaaatgaaagaagGCCTGAGATTTGCTTAAGAATATTGCAGCTCCCTCCCCGCCGAAAAGCAGATGAAGTAAATGTGGCAAAATCCTGGTAATTTCTGAATGGATGTATGGggattcatttttgtgtgtgtatggaaactttcataatgaaaattaaaggaaaagcaTGTTCAATAATCAGGATGCAGAGATACATTTTGGCACTTGTTCTGCGGTAGTCTCCAGCTCATTAAGGAGCTGTGAGGACTGAGACATGAATatacagcacttagcacagcatCTGACAAGAAGTAAACACTCACTAAGAGATGGTTGCCATCACTGATCATGGCTAATCCTCAGAGCTGTGTttcagagggagggaggtagTGCAAACCGGTGTCCACCAGAGTCAGGGCCAGGCCAATGCCTTCTGGGAAAAGGAAGGGATACTATCCTAACCTGGGAATAAGCTATCTCTGAAGTTCGGCTAGCGCTGCACAAAGCTGAGTTGACTTGGCTACGTCCCACGATCCCGAGGGAAGTGTGTTATTTAGAAAGTGTCTCTTCTAGCTAGacaagggaaaggagaggaatggTTCAGTTATCAAGGACGCCTGCAAGGGCTAAATACTTGTGTAATTGTTGTTCTGTTCATAGCATCTCGCTTTACAAATGTCCCAAGCTAAACCAAGAGAAACATAATTTATGTGGTTACAAACACTAAAATACACTTTTGTGAAGTGAAATGGAGTAGATGCAAAACCCAGGAACCCAGATGAGAAGCATCTTATAACACAGAGGCCCCGCTTGCTCCCGTGAGGAAACCAAAATGAACACCCACATGATAACTGCATCTCCCCATAAAGCACCCCTGTGGGGTGTGGAACATACACAGCCAGAAGCTCTCAAAGATTTTGGGTCTTGGCTTTCTTTATGattttacacttttttctttgcatgtcaCCCACACTTGACATACCTGGAATAACTACAAAAAGAAGTGTGtgttttaatctctaaaatggtTTGAGAACTAAAATTCACACAGAAGTCTGACATTTTTATTCAAAGTTCTCATCTTTTTGTAGAAATTggcaaattgattctaaaattcatatggaaattcagaGGACATAAAATAGAGGgttgatatttttattcaaagttCTCACCTTTTTGTAAaagattctaaaattcatatggaaatgaaaagcactttgaaaaagtTGAAGGTCTAATATTACCTTATTTCAAGAcctattataaagctacagtttCCAGACAGTATGGTATTATTGATGTCaagatagacagatagatcaatggaacagaataaagagtccagaaGTAGATCCACACATACACGaacaactgatttttaacaaaagtgCCAAAGTAATTCAGTGGAGCAAGGataaccttttcaacaaatgatgctggaacaataAATATCCATTTGCAAAAAATGAACCTCAATCCATATTggcaccatatacaaaaattaactcaaaatggctcATAGAGCTAAATGCAAAACCAAAAGTCtctgaaagaaaatacaggagaaaacctttgtgaccttgggttaggcaaagatttcttggttatgacatcaaaagcacaatccatgaaagaacaACTGATAAGTTggccatcaaaattaaaagcttgtGCTCTTCAAAAGGTAttgttatgaaaatgaaaagccaagcccctaattgggagaaaatatttgtaaatcacatatctgGTAAAGGCCTTACATCCAGAATAGATAAAGGACTCTTGAaacataataagaaaacaacccaataaaaaatggtcaaaagatgTGGACACTTCCccagagaagatacacaaatggccaacaagcacatgaaaagaagctcaacgTCAAGTCATTCGGGAAATGCaatgaaaaccataatgagataccagcACACATTTATTAGAATGGCTCAAGCTCCAAAGACTGAGCAAACCATGTGTTGGTGAGGCCatggagaaataaatgaactctcatacactgctggtgggaatctAACATGACAGACACTTGGGAAAACAaattggcagtttctttaaaaggttaaacacatACCTACCCTACAATCCgccattccactcctgggtatttaccaagagaaatgaaagcatatgtccattcaaagatttgtacatgaatgttcagaggagctttatttgtaataactacTAACTGCAAACAACCCAAAAATCTATCAGTgggtgaataaataaaactgtggTAGCACCATACACTAGAATATGACTCAGCAATAGAAAGGACTAtcaacacatgctacaacatggatgaatttcaaaataatttcacaagCGTTAGCCAGAGAATTCATTCTGTACaattccatatttataaaattctagatATTATAAACTAATCTATCTATAGATACAGAGGGCAGATCAGGGGTTGcctgggatgggggaagggggtggggaactGGGTAcagaggagcaagagaaaaggacTGATTCCAAAGGAGCACAAGGAAACTTTGGGGGTGATCAACAtgttatcttgattgtggtgatagctTAATGGGAGTGTCCATATGgcaaacttatcaaattgtacattttaaatatgtgcaatttattgtaCATCCATTATACCGTAGTGAATCAGTTAAGAAATTATTGTGAGtgaaaattttcagtttctgaGCTGATTGGGTTGGTTCAACACAACTCTATGGCTCTTGGTTGTTCCTGGTCTTAGGACACAGCTCCCGGCTTGAAACTCTCTAAACTCCTGAATAAAAACCACgtggctccagccacactggccttccttCTAGTTCCCAAACTTCTAGCCTCTGCTCAAATACCACCTCTTTAGAAAACTGCCCCCATGCACCGTTTCTATATTCTATCTATAACTAGGGTAACTATATAATtgcccaaaccaagacacatcaacAAACAGACACTGGGACTGTCCCAGGCAAAGGGGAAGGGGGCACAGATGGTCTCCAACAACCCTCCCAGCAGTGCCACTTTCTATTTCCTTACTTTAAGCATACTTCGCtaatagtatttttgtttgtttgtttatgttatttATCGTATCTTTCTCTAACCAGAGGTTTGTGTATGAGTTCACCACTGAATTCCCAGGGCCTAGACCAATGTCTGGCACATTGTAGGGATgaataaatacttgctgagtgAATACATTGTAACTCAGATGCAATGCAGACTCCAGAATTAGAAAGTAAATGTAGATTTCGGCTTTTCTGAATTTTGAGATCCCTGCTTCATTCACTGGACAAATGTTCAACAAACAGCTACTGTGCACCAGGCCCTGCAGCTCGGCTCCTGTCTCCATGAGGCTTATACAGTCCAGTGAGAGAGAAATCACGCACACATTTCCTCATCAACTATGCTGTGAAAGGAGAAGCCCAGGTACATGGCATTATGATGACACAGGATGGGCAGGGAGTGACCTAGTCTGGGATATGAAGGGAGAAGGGTTTCTGAAGAGTGGCCTGTGGCTTCTAAGAGGCAGGGAATTTCCAGGCAGAGcaaacagcctgtgcaaaggccctgaggctggagagAACATGTGACCCATAGGAAACCATGGGGCGGGGGCGTGGGGGGGATCGGTGGGTAGAGTAGGGGGGCAGTGAGGAGATTTGAGGGGAAAGGCAGGCAGGTTGCAGCTCCGGCCAGCAGGCCTTGGAAGCTAAGGCGTTCGACCTCTATCCATGGAGCAGTGGGATGCCATTAGCTTAAATGGCTTTATTAAACCATTCTGCTTCAGTTCCCTGGCCAGAGAGAAAATGGCAATATCAACCTTGTGGAGTAACCTGGGAATGACTCACTTTAAATCAAGTggtatttatttagtgcttttaCATGCAGTGAACTGGAAGGAACACAGCTTTACCAAACACATTTCTGCACTACAGTCTAATGGAGCCAAAGAGGCAAAGACCTAAGTGCGGTGCAGAGGGCGTGGTGCTTAGGGAGCAATCCGTAAACAAGAGGTACTTCCGAGCTGCGTCTGTCTTGAAGAAAAGTAGATCAACAGCTGGAGATGGGGCTGGTGCAGGAGGATTCCAGAAGAATGGAGGCCtaatgtgggattttttttttttttaaagcagagaagATTATACGGCAGATTAAGCTGAAGAAGTTGAGACCCCTTTACCAAGGGCCCTGAGCACTAAGCAGAGCAGCACTTAGAGTACTTAGTTGAGCAGACAAGGGAAGTTCTTgaggacctggggtgggggtttACAAGATCACAGATGTTCGGGGCTGACCAAAGGAGACAGAGAGCCCCTGGGTAGCATGGACAGTGAGGTCGTGAGCTACTGCCAGAGTCCAGGTAGGTGGCAAGGAGGGCTTGAGGACCAGTGGCGTTAAGGGTGGGAAGCAGGTTGCAAGAGGTTGGATGAGGCCTGAGAAACAGGAATATTTGTGAGTTTGAGCCAGGAGGATGAACTTACCATCAGAGGCCAGAGATGGTAATGGTTACAAGAGCTGGATTTTGAACAGTTTGAAAAGGCTCTCTGGCGGAGAGATTGAGTGGAAGTTGGAAATGGAGGTGTGAAGTTTTCAGGTTTGGCTTAACGTGGAGCTCTGTGAGCCAACGACTTGAAGGTGAGACAGAAGTTGGGACATCCCAAGCTTTCGTGGGCATAAAATGCAAGAATTCCCTGCACAAGAGGCCTCCTCCAAAGCCTTTCCTCAAActggaaatggaaggaagaatcGCTCTCTAGAGCCGGTGGTCCGGGTGGCACCTGGGCTCATTTTCTACTCAATCTGCAGAAAAGAACCCTTCAGGGGACTCAGGGCGCCGACAGCAGCAGCTAAGTGCCTGGCCAGGGGTAACGCACCATGTTACCAGCCTATCTTTATTTCACACATAAACCATCTTCTGGGTGTGAAAGTAAGTGGCTCAAAAGAACCAAGGAACTGCAACCCACCAACTCACAGAAAGAGGGCTCGGCCTGATTCTGCGGCTGCTGTCCCCTTCATCGCGCAGACCACCTGGGGAGCCCCTCTCCCCTTTCATCTTTAACCCCCAGTGTTCAGATTACTTGGATTGGACACCACTCACAACGCGAGGAGATGAAGACACCAACCTCGCGATGTGGGTATCAAATCTTGACAAAGCGTGTTTCTGCAGAGCAGAACACTACGAAACTAGCGAGAGCCTCGGAATCTCGGCATCTCGTAAGTACACTTAAAGAAGACGTGTATTACCATGGTGACGCCTTTCTCAGTTGAGCAGATGAGCGTGGCATGGGTTCCCAATCTTGATCTGAACAGAGAGACCCCAGTTCTCGGTATCATCCGGAGGCGGCACCCCCGCGCCCATTCCTGCCGCGCACCGGGCTTCCTCCTCGGCCCTCGCCTGAGAACGGCCGCAGGTCGGGGACCTCGCCACGCTTCTCAGAAGGCCGACACGCTCCGGGGATCCCGGCAGGGTTAGGGGGCAGCCAGCCCCCGAGCGGCCGCAACACCCAGACACCCAGGCCACCGGCTGCGCCTCTCGCGTCGAACACGCCGCGGGGAACGGGGACACGCGGGCGCCGCCAGGCCGCGCGCACAGACGCCGGCGGCGCGccgcgggggcggggccgcgcACTGTTTACCTGTTGCCAGGACACCGGGGCGTGGCGCCCGACTGTTGGGCCCAGCCGGGCTGGCCCAGCGTCCGCTGTCCCCTGCCTGTCGTACCGCGCTGGCGGGGCCATTTCACCTCGCGCGACGGCGAGAACGGTTGTGAGCGCCCGGAACCCCGGCTCGGCGGGCGCTGGGGCGTCCGGGTTTGGGTGGCCCGGCGGGCGCTGGCGAGCTCTGGGGCCGGTCCTGGCGGGGTACAGGGCCAGGCGCGGGCCGCGGGCGGTGCTCGGGCGTGGGTGGTCCTGGCCTTGGAGTGGGCTGACTCGTGTGTGAGTCTGAGCTTGGCCACTCGCTGGCTGACCTTGGAGAAGTCACCGAAGACTCCACGACCTCTTTTGGAAAGTGAGATAAAGCCTTTGAGGGTTGAAGTGAGAATAACTTGgggaaatgtttgttaaaaaaaagccTGTAACAGCCGCAAGAGAGTAAGAGCCGTGAAGTTCTTATGCTCCGACAGGAGTTCTTATGGATTCGACAGGAAAGGACACAGTAGGTGCGAGTTCGTTCCTACATCTCCTCCCTGAAGGGGAGGCTACAGTTTGGGAACAGCCCTCATTCCTTTTTTACGACTGTTGCTTTTTATCCAAcagtttattgagcatctaccatgtgccagacgtTATGTTCTAGGCCCTGGAGATTCATCCCTGAATGAGTCAAAGTTCTTAAAGgtactttttttttgggggggggggcgggtatAGAAATGGGGGACATGGAAGATATTGAAAATGATAGGTGCAACACGGTGTATTATATTGGATGTATTAAATTGATGTGACTAATGGGTGCTCTTTTAGATGGTGATTGGGGAAAGTCTGGGGAGATGACCTTTAAACAGACTTGGAGGGTCAGAAGCAGTCGGCTAAGCCACGGTCTGGGACAGGACGTTGCAGGCCAATGGCAGGAAGAGAAAACTGGACGGGGAAGCAGGGGTGGAGTCCTGAAAGGCTCTGCAACCAAGGATAAGGTGTTTCGTTTGCCTTCATTTGATGGATGATCTGGCTTCCCAAGGGGGAGTACGTATATCAGTATTTATGTACCAGATTCTCATAATCCTTTCCCTAATCCTTCAGCAACAAAGGAAACCCAAGTTCCAACTACTTTTAATTTGTCTGGTAGTTTTGTCATGAATCCATCTGCCCTTGATATGGTAGATTCTCCTGCCCTCTGcctttgctttctcctctgcTGGCCCCTCTCTTAATCCCTGGGTAGGGGTGGCCCACACTCCCTGCATTTCTTTGCATCATCACAACTCTCAGGTTAACCCTCTATTGGGATCACCCCCCAGTCTGTTCCAGCCCTGCTTTTCCTGAGTTCCAGATAAGAGGTCCAGAGCCCTGCTAGAAGTTTTCAAATTCAGGTGTTTCAGAATAGACCGGTGATTGGGGGGTGgcatggagtgtgtgtgtgtatgggggggtgagggttgggaattAATCTACAAAGGGTTAAGAGAAAAATTGGCATTCCCACGCTTCAGTGGGAAGTATCACCCCGTTGTTCTGCCAAGCCCAGCAACTTCTTCCTTCTCACTGATGTCTGAGACGAAGTTACTGTGCTCCCCTCCCGTCCTTCTGTCCCATCTCCCCACTTGTTTCTCGCAGTGCGTTACGCTCCCAGCTCACTGCACCATCTCATGCCTACCTGCCTCTCCTGCACTCCACTTGCTGGCTGAGCTCAAGGTCCCGTCCTCAGCCCCCTgcccttcttcctgtgtcttctcACGTGATGTCAGCGACTACCTGTCTCGGGATGACACAGTCTCTGTCGTGGAGGAATGGCCTCCGTCTGAGTTCCTGTCCTCAGGCCCCCTTATTCCCTACACTTAGGGCATCTTCCCCTCATGTCAGCCTCTCTCGGTTTCCTGTCAGTGGCAACACTGCTCTCCCGGCCTCCCGCCTTTGTCATCTCTGACTCGTCTCTCTCCAACTGGAAGGATGAGTCCACCATGAAGACCAGTGCCTCCTCTGGAAATTCTCTTCTATCAGCCCCTCCCTCGACATCGTCCTCATTTTAGACCAGAGCTTCATCATTCTGTACTAAAAATCCTTAACCCGGAAGGAGAACTTTGCATACATCATCACCTTCTCCAATTTGCACTTGAGGTCAGAGAgtgtaagtaacttgcccaagttcacacacaCAGAGTAGCCAGCTCTGTCTGTCCAGCCTGTGTTGTTACACACTAAAATTATTCGGGAAGGTGCCCTGGACTGGAGGCCAGAAGATGTAGGTTCAAGTCTTGGCCTCACTGCTTACTAGTTAagcaatttggggaaattctttGAACTTCACTTTCTTCCCTTGGGTTGCTGAGAAGGTGATATGATAGAAtgcatgtgaa encodes:
- the SMKR1 gene encoding small lysine-rich protein 1, whose amino-acid sequence is MIPRTGVSLFRSRLGTHATLICSTEKGVTMPDKGKRGKGRRAARGTKQKKPEVDILSPAAMLNLYYIAHNVAHCLHMRGFLWPGAPKSKKGKKKT